A window from Gossypium raimondii isolate GPD5lz chromosome 7, ASM2569854v1, whole genome shotgun sequence encodes these proteins:
- the LOC105797118 gene encoding transcription factor MYB17, whose protein sequence is MGRRPCCERKGLKKGPWGPEEDEILINYINKHGHGSWRSLPKLSGLRRCGKSCRLRWTNYLRPDIKRGPFTLDEEKLVIQLHAILGNRWAAIASQLPGRTDNEIKNLWNTHLKKRLLCMGVDPLTHEPFTSGGPTTRPRSSPATRHMAQWESARLEAEARLSKESLFFNSPPTSVKPDPDFFLRLWNSEVGESFRKLNGEAKADCRSPISQASSSTKCGSVSGVTIDVGPIAAGSSTPKSSRTEDPIMFDASFSSSSNESEDSSDTALQLLLDFPINNDMSFLDDVDTYATPPQC, encoded by the exons ATGGGGAGGAGGCCATGTTGTGAGAGGAAAGGTTTGAAGAAAGGGCCATGGGGTCCTGAAGAAGATGAGATACTTATAAATTACATCAACAAACATGGCCATGGAAGCTGGCGTTCTCTTCCTAAGCTTTCTG GTCTTCGTCGTTGCGGCAAGAGTTGCCGGCTTCGGTGGACAAATTATCTTAGGCCTGACATAAAACGCGGCCCCTTCACTCTTGACGAAGAGAAGCTTGTCATCCAGCTTCATGCCATTCTTGGAaacag GTGGGCAGCCATTGCTTCTCAATTACCAGGACGAACTGATAATGAGATCAAGAACCTATGGAACACTCACTTGAAGAAACGCCTGCTTTGCATGGGTGTTGACCCACTGACCCACGAGCCGTTCACCTCTGGCGGTCCAACCACCAGACCACGTTCATCTCCTGCCACCCGTCACATGGCTCAATGGGAGAGCGCTAGGCTGGAAGCGGAGGCTCGCCTTTCCAAGGAGTCACTCTTCTTCAATTCACCACCAACGTCGGTGAAACCTGACCCTGACTTTTTCCTACGCTTATGGAATTCCGAAGTTGGAGAATCGTTTCGGAAATTGAACGGAGAAGCTAAAGCCGATTGCAGAAGCCCTATTTCTCAAGCCTCTTCATCCACAAAATGTGGGTCGGTTTCGGGTGTCACCATTGATGTTGGGCCCATCGCAGCAGGGTCTTCAACCCCTAAAAGCAGTCGGACTGAGGATCCCATCATGTTCGATGCATCTTTCTCATCAAGTTCGAACGAGTCCGAAGATTCATCAGACACTGCGCTGCAACTGCTGTTGGATTTCCCCATTAACAATGACATGAGCTTCTTGGATGATGTTGATACTTACGCTACACCCCCGCAATGTTGA